A genome region from bacterium SCSIO 12844 includes the following:
- a CDS encoding oligopeptide:H+ symporter, translated as MDQTTTYKHPKAFYAIFMLEIWERFGYMAVMAILALFFTKSLGISQSNSFILFGAYTALIYTFIAIGGYVGDSVIGAKRTIVLGLLFLLCGYILLGTGEKALIYYGLSFVCVGTGFFKSNPSSLLSKCYDRSNPELLHNAFTLFYMAINIGAFLGIFFSPIIAAHYGFRASFIASALGMILALSTFIYSRKFLSHIGTEAGKKSLSYSKLVITIIGGIIAVFIVTFLLENVILAEAVLIIMFLCVIGWYLSISFFKASGKEKSRMMLALILMSEAIIFQILYEQMQTSINFFAINNVEHSLLSFSVEAQSFQALNPFWIILLSPILSYFYIWLKKKNISYNIYNKFASGMLLCGLAFIVLYISKFVSSDQGIVSSWWLVLSYFLQSTGELMISALGVAMVAELVPAIISGFTMGMWFVFLSVGNLLGGYVASTMGLPKGNVSSNYSLGVYTSAFFYIGIIAVIVSGIMFYTSKYKKRMI; from the coding sequence ATGGATCAGACAACTACCTATAAACATCCGAAAGCATTTTATGCAATTTTCATGTTAGAGATTTGGGAGCGATTTGGCTATATGGCGGTTATGGCCATTCTTGCTTTATTTTTTACAAAATCACTTGGCATATCACAATCTAACTCATTTATACTCTTTGGTGCATATACTGCACTAATCTATACTTTTATTGCCATTGGTGGTTATGTAGGCGATAGTGTCATTGGTGCAAAGCGAACCATTGTCTTAGGTTTATTATTTTTATTGTGTGGCTATATTTTATTAGGCACAGGCGAAAAAGCGTTAATTTATTATGGCTTAAGCTTTGTTTGTGTGGGTACCGGTTTTTTTAAATCTAATCCATCAAGTTTATTATCCAAATGCTATGATAGATCTAACCCAGAGTTATTACATAATGCATTTACCTTATTTTATATGGCAATTAATATCGGTGCATTTCTTGGAATCTTTTTCTCACCAATTATAGCTGCACATTATGGATTTAGAGCATCATTTATCGCAAGTGCACTTGGTATGATTCTAGCACTCTCAACTTTTATCTATTCAAGAAAATTTCTATCACATATAGGCACTGAAGCTGGCAAAAAATCACTATCCTATTCTAAATTAGTAATTACAATTATTGGTGGTATCATTGCTGTTTTTATTGTGACCTTTTTACTTGAAAATGTCATACTTGCCGAAGCTGTACTTATCATTATGTTTTTATGTGTGATCGGTTGGTATTTATCTATTAGTTTTTTTAAAGCTTCTGGCAAAGAAAAAAGTAGGATGATGCTTGCTTTAATCCTTATGAGTGAGGCAATTATCTTTCAGATTCTTTATGAACAAATGCAAACATCAATTAACTTTTTTGCAATTAATAATGTCGAACATTCATTACTAAGCTTTAGTGTAGAAGCACAAAGCTTTCAAGCATTAAATCCGTTTTGGATTATTCTTTTAAGCCCAATTTTATCCTACTTCTATATCTGGTTAAAAAAGAAAAATATTAGTTATAACATATACAATAAATTTGCCTCTGGCATGTTATTATGTGGCTTAGCATTTATTGTATTATATATTTCAAAATTTGTTTCATCAGATCAAGGCATCGTCTCTTCTTGGTGGTTAGTATTAAGCTATTTCTTACAATCAACAGGTGAATTAATGATTTCAGCTTTAGGCGTTGCAATGGTTGCTGAGCTTGTGCCAGCAATTATCAGTGGATTTACCATGGGTATGTGGTTTGTGTTTCTATCCGTTGGTAACTTATTAGGTGGTTATGTAGCATCAACAATGGGATTACCAAAAGGAAATGTTTCCAGTAACTATTCTTTAGGTGTTTATACATCTGCCTTTTTCTATATTGGCATTATTGCTGTTATTGTCTCTGGTATTATGTTTTATACCAGCAAATATAAAAAACGCATGATTTAG
- the lpoB gene encoding penicillin-binding protein activator LpoB, translating into MIKSKANFITALFSGILLITFLAGCSPKVEYTNPDDVDTTSIDFSSTDLQVTTQKMVDSMLQSQNIKRITDFGKKQPVVFFSGIRNETNEHINTNMLENTVSTRIINSGYFQFTDMKQVQAMKEQMEYQKQSGMVDQKTAVAMGHQLGAHYMITGSIANIDAKGSSQQSMFFLITLKMLDLQTGTIVWQAEKQIRKVQKKTLFGW; encoded by the coding sequence ATGATTAAATCTAAGGCAAATTTTATTACTGCCCTTTTTAGTGGAATCTTACTAATCACTTTTTTAGCTGGATGCTCACCAAAAGTTGAATATACGAATCCCGATGACGTTGATACAACATCAATTGATTTTAGCTCAACTGACCTTCAGGTAACGACACAAAAAATGGTTGATAGTATGCTTCAATCACAGAATATCAAACGCATTACTGATTTTGGCAAAAAACAACCCGTTGTCTTTTTTAGCGGTATTCGTAATGAAACCAATGAGCATATTAATACGAATATGCTGGAGAATACTGTATCAACCCGCATAATTAATAGTGGCTACTTCCAATTTACTGATATGAAACAAGTCCAAGCAATGAAAGAGCAGATGGAATATCAAAAACAATCTGGTATGGTTGATCAAAAAACTGCTGTTGCAATGGGGCATCAATTAGGTGCACATTATATGATCACTGGTAGTATTGCTAATATTGATGCTAAAGGTTCTTCACAACAGTCCATGTTTTTCTTAATTACCTTAAAAATGCTTGATTTACAAACTGGTACTATTGTTTGGCAAGCAGAAAAACAAATCAGAAAAGTTCAAAAGAAAACACTTTTTGGCTGGTAA
- a CDS encoding pentapeptide repeat-containing protein, with the protein MKEYIGLTSWLDTNFIEKVLYARLHSANKTVCIPALDDRKELSIALEQYNETLGKPRRVVTFDSESNQVRMSLGINGGKDWSEYNQFVIPVNTGANHNEAIILFPNSVPKKAIFIDPMGHPIPEKRRRELEELGFRNISSTRAVQRDGYHCGDYSIELVSQILSKEDPAALTQEDLNEITDAVGKYDKPRLDKNRADYVHEYLMTLTGDEANPITNQVLVSESLIAKIRQEQRDLAYRSPYLLIKSDEEVQRLDVEASIRAASAYREYTERLRLESSSERSVKQPLDRRSTSTERSPIETKLTEAELEKQKALLRRHKTAQLDTKIVLLQTERELLEKLQIKESLELSDIQTLINNAVNIQEIKSRLLELEASFELLSVDLVIKSKEIARVFDSAIEEPQVESMDAINESITDFLKFEDLVKIAEPLESIDQITPLYRIAKEYEEKLLELQDAQALVREKELEHDKLNLLGVDKHDVVKRWKILHQIIIEVKSNYREHLDRTGKRGEEEANRLRVEDKFNTFTQYGATFGDGVDVAGLSYQGLAKALYDCYQEMFSREPKVFGSSVKMSDSRRLLLLSLRQIDIVESDFSSERKLEEKIGKINFSSDNEVVLNNLFRPKSGTAVEFLDTFSELFLIDRLKKQHNKEVLNVARHRAALADEGLKEYIRLNKANLLKIKAFVAKCSELGLSDLEVQYKDILSKCERVQLEIKQNEAKGSESKEMIQKNPRGYITSRLEEIETASIACKKELDELAAEEFKGIKQKIIAPDQSESLEDTLESHIAETQILGEHFRKLASSRVEGLDARQKVIFNGMLDRILSSTNDKSANKQLRHAKSGLAKKVEVCNQLVLNGEDRKPGALHAAVQELHEQMSITYDLMAQAKQQLTEGLVWLLMNSDQEVVLPEGIVALDFSHMDLRGVDLSRVKDHSGETFDFSYSIFNQTKLGLMSEDELSDNLQNLKKLIGVRPSVSIKELHQALVNFANQELKSGVSSGEEFEQFKTHNIEQVKKIWEFHFPNFRVELSNDDNLSEILRHLNTITQSIEHHSGLETQFPVHMDFVNFSQAKFIGEINNTSLEYAIMPKDLRGVKFKSCLMHRAKFDGCIVDENTKFSVTADGLRGIVPRVTSKGESISLAGLIIDGHKGGSLPRDLRGFDLSGAVLLNLNLDEYIIDETTKLNRVIFNNISFNNCQITKAQFSDCQFEQCEFIGEKLDMTAAEFDGCTFNQLKLGNGLEFNEREGRFGVKIQSSFKNCKFRGTTELSSHCDISMSCFNNVYFEELSLDWLGCTLPTDTERNTNISIKQLNNGSSISKQELRGTVLANSKITKIVGVSADTFIDQFDDQVQRLAEVEKRSTSEIRKRAFDWFRKHISQVSGYGEYIKVLGMLKKWQQGESENNNINKLDYKWRLFNHYKEGIYKRGATRPSKLGNLMIQMVENTLKKIETEHAVATHDNQLPHEYKFLQKAFNQLLDPQETLGNYKRLAINPIIVDAVEKIRRGKKAFGADIFSRYAHSAISMQTDRESATMQQMRGFTSVMVEKNHFDHSIKALVSLLISEKPAMIEEVIENWKPLELFQAVLALELTHPDLAAKLTDSDCYRELREQVKFVALTYEDLLKSAIFDTLENLAIKDKKLAKFFIEMLRELPLSKRAFLNVANAQRFIEGRDSGDIFVHDKISVATRMEYLNEVLKLFDDDYQFFGGSEQADVNAIRKEFRRHFTLDNKTFRHRVSNNKEAYPPERQRQVETFLESEASIGSKEHPTVSWPRDRSTEFTGDEQYYQLQDIVTGWACEKAQASQIDQYVRKVVSLALGRYYLDVDKKNAQINKRFNGIAEVLPNGNIKHTWLSGIERSLYTLKDLEDILEHINKTRGAGKRLFNEADRAGNAFNYALNNIKQNEIFKSMSDGSQLVVTHSGKLPKKITFTSGLLGLLSARVGRRVTISDSHDRSSRYNPNDTKIKVLKGRVKNGFRFINETIDNLIDTSKALAKHQKQLQSVEEGSFIDTFLEFVGDYDPVKAKKYYQQAIVGDKERLTAKVDKILKLLEGLKDNLSGLNKLGDTTYKAQDIELIQQAIVKIKENKSVENIQVECQKVVAVQKREPAVKGQRSKAPKIFRDHGQQRTFEVGHDIGQVG; encoded by the coding sequence GTGAAAGAGTATATTGGTTTAACAAGTTGGTTAGATACAAATTTTATAGAAAAAGTTCTATATGCAAGATTACATTCTGCAAATAAAACTGTATGTATTCCTGCATTGGATGATAGAAAAGAACTTTCAATTGCTCTAGAACAATATAATGAAACACTAGGTAAACCGCGTAGAGTAGTCACATTTGATAGTGAATCAAATCAAGTTAGAATGAGTCTTGGTATTAATGGAGGAAAAGATTGGAGTGAATACAATCAGTTTGTAATTCCTGTTAATACAGGAGCCAATCATAATGAAGCAATTATCTTATTTCCCAACAGCGTACCTAAAAAAGCTATTTTTATTGACCCTATGGGCCATCCAATACCTGAAAAAAGACGGCGTGAGCTTGAAGAACTAGGGTTTCGAAATATCTCATCGACTAGGGCTGTCCAGCGTGATGGTTATCATTGTGGTGATTATTCCATAGAGTTAGTTAGCCAGATTCTGTCTAAAGAAGATCCTGCAGCCCTTACTCAGGAAGATTTAAATGAAATCACAGATGCAGTTGGGAAATATGATAAACCGCGCTTAGACAAAAATCGGGCTGATTATGTTCATGAGTATTTGATGACACTGACAGGTGACGAAGCTAATCCCATTACAAATCAAGTATTAGTGAGTGAAAGCTTAATTGCTAAAATTAGACAGGAGCAACGTGATTTAGCTTATCGGAGTCCGTATTTATTAATTAAATCAGATGAAGAAGTACAACGTCTTGATGTAGAGGCAAGCATAAGGGCAGCTTCAGCATATCGGGAATATACAGAGAGGTTGAGGCTAGAATCAAGCTCTGAGAGATCAGTGAAACAGCCATTGGATCGTAGATCAACATCAACTGAGAGATCTCCCATAGAGACAAAATTAACTGAGGCCGAGCTAGAAAAGCAAAAAGCATTGCTAAGAAGGCATAAAACTGCTCAACTTGACACTAAAATAGTGCTTTTACAAACAGAGCGTGAATTACTTGAAAAATTGCAAATAAAAGAGTCTTTAGAGCTTAGTGATATTCAAACCTTAATTAATAATGCAGTTAATATTCAAGAAATTAAGAGTCGTTTATTAGAGTTAGAAGCTAGCTTTGAATTATTATCAGTAGATTTAGTGATCAAATCTAAAGAAATAGCTAGAGTCTTTGATTCAGCAATTGAGGAGCCTCAAGTAGAGTCAATGGATGCTATCAATGAATCAATCACAGATTTTTTGAAGTTTGAAGATTTGGTTAAGATTGCAGAGCCTTTAGAATCAATTGATCAAATAACACCGTTATATCGAATTGCAAAAGAGTATGAAGAGAAACTATTAGAATTGCAAGATGCTCAAGCACTAGTAAGAGAAAAAGAGTTAGAGCATGATAAGTTAAATCTACTTGGGGTGGATAAACATGATGTAGTTAAGCGATGGAAAATATTGCATCAAATTATAATAGAGGTAAAGTCAAATTATCGTGAGCACTTGGATAGGACAGGTAAAAGAGGCGAGGAAGAAGCTAATAGGCTAAGAGTTGAAGATAAGTTTAATACATTTACTCAATACGGAGCCACATTTGGTGACGGAGTTGACGTTGCTGGACTTAGTTACCAAGGTTTAGCTAAAGCTCTTTATGATTGTTATCAAGAAATGTTCTCTAGAGAACCAAAAGTATTTGGCAGTTCAGTTAAGATGTCAGATAGTCGAAGACTTTTGTTATTGAGTTTAAGGCAAATTGATATTGTTGAATCCGATTTTAGTAGTGAAAGAAAATTAGAGGAAAAAATTGGAAAAATTAACTTTAGTTCTGATAACGAAGTTGTACTTAACAACCTATTTCGACCGAAAAGTGGCACAGCAGTAGAGTTTTTAGATACGTTTTCAGAACTATTTTTAATTGACCGCTTGAAAAAGCAACATAATAAGGAAGTTTTAAATGTAGCACGTCATAGAGCTGCTTTAGCTGATGAAGGTTTAAAGGAATATATACGCTTAAATAAAGCTAATTTATTAAAAATTAAGGCATTTGTTGCAAAATGTAGTGAATTAGGCCTATCTGATTTAGAAGTACAATATAAAGATATACTTAGTAAGTGTGAGAGAGTTCAATTAGAGATTAAACAAAATGAGGCTAAGGGTTCTGAGTCTAAAGAAATGATTCAAAAAAATCCAAGAGGATACATTACATCAAGACTAGAAGAGATAGAAACAGCATCAATTGCGTGTAAGAAGGAGCTAGATGAATTAGCAGCAGAAGAATTTAAAGGCATAAAACAAAAAATTATTGCACCAGATCAAAGCGAATCTCTTGAGGATACATTGGAAAGCCATATAGCTGAAACACAGATATTAGGTGAACATTTTAGAAAATTAGCGAGTAGTCGTGTGGAAGGGTTAGATGCTAGGCAGAAAGTCATTTTTAATGGTATGTTAGATAGAATTTTATCATCAACAAATGATAAGTCAGCTAATAAGCAATTACGTCATGCAAAGAGTGGGTTAGCTAAAAAAGTAGAAGTTTGTAATCAATTGGTATTAAATGGCGAAGATAGAAAGCCAGGGGCATTACATGCAGCTGTCCAAGAGCTACATGAACAAATGAGCATTACGTATGATTTAATGGCACAAGCAAAGCAACAATTAACTGAGGGTTTAGTGTGGCTATTAATGAATTCAGATCAGGAAGTTGTATTACCTGAAGGCATTGTTGCACTTGATTTCAGTCATATGGATCTAAGAGGTGTTGACCTAAGTAGAGTCAAAGATCATTCAGGAGAAACATTTGATTTTAGTTATTCTATTTTTAATCAAACAAAATTAGGCCTTATGTCAGAAGATGAATTGTCAGATAATTTACAAAATTTAAAGAAATTAATTGGAGTTAGGCCTAGTGTCAGCATAAAAGAGCTACATCAAGCACTTGTGAATTTTGCAAATCAGGAACTTAAAAGTGGTGTTTCCAGTGGTGAAGAATTTGAACAATTTAAAACGCATAATATTGAGCAAGTTAAGAAGATTTGGGAATTTCATTTTCCAAATTTCAGAGTAGAGCTGTCAAATGATGATAATCTTTCAGAGATATTAAGACATCTAAATACAATTACTCAATCAATAGAGCATCATTCAGGGTTAGAAACTCAATTTCCAGTACATATGGATTTTGTTAATTTTAGCCAAGCTAAATTTATCGGAGAAATTAATAATACATCCTTAGAGTATGCAATTATGCCAAAAGATTTAAGAGGCGTAAAATTCAAAAGTTGCCTTATGCATAGAGCTAAATTTGACGGATGTATTGTTGATGAAAATACCAAATTTTCAGTAACTGCAGATGGTTTAAGAGGAATTGTTCCTAGAGTAACCTCTAAAGGCGAAAGTATATCTTTAGCTGGATTAATAATTGATGGCCATAAAGGGGGTAGTTTACCAAGAGATTTAAGAGGTTTTGATCTAAGTGGGGCAGTTTTGTTAAACCTAAATTTAGATGAGTATATTATTGATGAAACCACCAAACTTAATAGAGTTATTTTCAATAATATCTCTTTTAATAACTGTCAAATAACAAAAGCACAGTTTAGTGACTGTCAATTTGAGCAATGTGAATTTATTGGCGAAAAATTAGATATGACTGCTGCAGAATTTGATGGTTGTACTTTTAACCAACTTAAGCTTGGAAATGGATTAGAGTTTAATGAAAGAGAAGGAAGATTTGGAGTTAAAATTCAATCGAGTTTCAAAAACTGTAAATTCAGAGGAACGACAGAGTTATCATCTCATTGTGATATTTCAATGAGTTGTTTTAATAATGTTTATTTCGAAGAATTATCCTTAGATTGGTTGGGTTGTACGCTTCCAACAGATACAGAGAGAAATACTAATATAAGCATTAAACAGTTAAATAATGGTTCTAGTATATCAAAGCAAGAGTTAAGAGGAACGGTTCTAGCCAATAGCAAAATTACTAAAATTGTAGGAGTAAGCGCAGATACATTTATTGACCAGTTCGATGATCAGGTTCAAAGATTAGCCGAGGTAGAAAAGCGTAGCACGAGTGAAATAAGAAAGCGTGCTTTTGATTGGTTTCGTAAGCATATTTCACAAGTATCAGGGTATGGGGAGTATATTAAAGTATTAGGAATGCTAAAAAAATGGCAACAGGGTGAATCTGAAAATAATAATATAAACAAACTAGATTATAAGTGGAGATTGTTCAATCATTATAAAGAAGGTATTTATAAAAGAGGAGCAACTAGACCATCAAAATTGGGTAATTTAATGATTCAGATGGTTGAAAATACACTTAAAAAAATAGAGACTGAGCATGCAGTTGCAACTCATGATAATCAATTACCCCATGAGTATAAATTCCTTCAAAAGGCTTTTAATCAGTTATTAGATCCTCAAGAGACGCTTGGTAACTACAAAAGGCTTGCTATTAATCCTATCATTGTTGATGCTGTTGAAAAGATAAGACGTGGCAAGAAAGCTTTTGGTGCTGATATTTTCTCTCGTTATGCTCATTCGGCTATATCAATGCAGACTGATAGAGAGAGTGCCACCATGCAGCAAATGAGAGGGTTTACCTCAGTTATGGTTGAGAAGAACCATTTTGATCATTCAATTAAAGCTTTAGTTTCTTTATTAATTTCAGAAAAACCTGCTATGATTGAGGAAGTTATTGAAAATTGGAAGCCGCTAGAATTATTTCAAGCTGTACTAGCCTTAGAGTTAACTCACCCTGATCTAGCTGCAAAGCTAACAGATTCTGACTGCTATCGTGAGCTACGCGAGCAAGTGAAATTTGTTGCGCTTACATATGAAGACTTATTGAAATCAGCTATCTTTGATACTTTAGAGAACTTGGCGATAAAAGATAAAAAGTTGGCAAAATTCTTTATAGAGATGCTAAGGGAACTACCTTTATCAAAAAGAGCATTTTTAAATGTGGCAAACGCTCAAAGATTTATTGAAGGTCGTGATAGTGGGGATATATTCGTTCATGACAAAATATCAGTTGCTACAAGAATGGAGTACCTTAATGAAGTGCTTAAACTTTTTGATGATGATTATCAGTTTTTTGGTGGAAGCGAGCAAGCAGATGTTAATGCGATAAGGAAGGAGTTTCGTAGGCATTTCACACTAGATAATAAAACATTTAGGCATCGAGTTTCTAACAATAAAGAAGCTTATCCTCCAGAGCGACAAAGGCAAGTAGAAACATTCTTGGAATCAGAAGCTTCAATTGGTTCAAAAGAACATCCTACAGTTAGTTGGCCAAGGGATCGCTCAACAGAATTTACTGGAGATGAGCAATATTATCAATTGCAAGATATTGTTACTGGCTGGGCTTGCGAAAAAGCACAGGCATCACAAATAGACCAATATGTAAGAAAAGTAGTTTCACTTGCTTTAGGTCGTTACTATCTGGATGTAGATAAGAAAAATGCTCAAATAAATAAGCGTTTTAATGGAATTGCTGAAGTCTTACCAAATGGCAATATTAAGCATACTTGGTTATCAGGAATAGAAAGAAGTTTATATACTTTAAAAGATCTAGAAGATATTTTAGAGCATATTAATAAGACAAGAGGTGCTGGAAAACGGTTATTTAATGAAGCTGATCGAGCTGGGAATGCCTTTAATTATGCGCTAAATAATATAAAACAGAATGAAATATTTAAATCTATGTCAGATGGTAGTCAATTAGTGGTAACTCATAGCGGTAAACTACCAAAAAAAATAACATTTACATCAGGTTTATTAGGATTATTGAGTGCTAGGGTTGGTCGTAGAGTAACCATAAGTGATTCTCATGATAGATCAAGTCGATATAATCCAAATGATACAAAAATTAAAGTGTTAAAAGGTAGAGTAAAAAATGGGTTTAGGTTTATAAATGAAACCATTGATAATTTAATAGACACTAGCAAAGCACTAGCAAAGCATCAAAAACAATTGCAAAGTGTAGAGGAAGGTAGCTTTATCGACACATTTCTAGAATTTGTAGGTGATTATGATCCAGTAAAAGCAAAAAAATATTATCAGCAGGCTATAGTTGGTGATAAAGAGCGACTTACGGCTAAGGTTGACAAAATATTAAAGTTGCTAGAGGGTTTAAAAGATAATTTGAGCGGTTTAAATAAGTTGGGAGATACAACCTATAAGGCTCAAGATATAGAATTAATTCAACAAGCTATAGTAAAGATAAAAGAAAATAAATCAGTAGAAAATATTCAAGTAGAATGCCAAAAAGTTGTTGCTGTACAAAAGAGAGAACCTGCCGTGAAAGGTCAACGATCAAAAGCTCCTAAAATATTTAGGGATCACGGTCAGCAGCGAACCTTTGAAGTAGGCCATGATATTGGTCAAGTTGGCTAG